The Clostridium septicum genome contains a region encoding:
- a CDS encoding DivIVA domain-containing protein, producing the protein MKLTPMDINNKEFKKVLRGYSQEEVDEFLDEIVENYEEVYKENSRLKESLARSNDQLEHYSKIENTIQNTLLLAQNAAEQARENSQKEAEIIIKNANETAQKIVDKAHTDVISINDEYEKVRQEFIKFRAKFRNFMNTQTETFDELERDLTKNYSVAEPVEEAVEEKNIQLSEAAIEIVSEEACTEDMEEIKSFFAKK; encoded by the coding sequence ATGAAGCTTACTCCAATGGATATAAACAATAAGGAGTTTAAGAAAGTACTAAGAGGATATAGTCAAGAAGAAGTTGATGAATTTTTAGATGAAATAGTTGAAAATTATGAGGAAGTATATAAAGAAAATTCAAGATTAAAAGAAAGTCTAGCAAGATCAAATGATCAGCTAGAACATTATTCAAAAATAGAAAATACTATTCAAAATACTCTTCTCTTAGCTCAAAATGCAGCAGAACAAGCAAGAGAAAATTCTCAAAAAGAAGCAGAAATAATAATAAAAAATGCCAATGAAACAGCTCAAAAAATAGTAGATAAAGCTCATACTGATGTAATTAGCATAAATGATGAGTATGAAAAAGTAAGACAAGAGTTTATAAAGTTTAGGGCGAAATTTAGGAATTTTATGAATACTCAAACTGAAACATTTGATGAGTTAGAAAGAGATCTTACTAAAAACTACAGTGTTGCAGAGCCTGTTGAGGAAGCAGTTGAAGAAAAAAATATTCAATTATCTGAAGCAGCCATAGAAATAGTTTCTGAAGAAGCTTGTACAGAAGATATGGAAGAAATAAAAAGTTTTTTTGCTAAAAAATAA
- a CDS encoding RluA family pseudouridine synthase, whose product MNEFIFKIEEKYKNSRIDKYLSEVIDGKSRSFIQGIIDDKGVSVNGKIVKSNYKLKIDDEVIVKIPEATILEVDPEDIPLDIIYEDEDIIVVNKPQGMVVHPAPGNYTGTLVNALLYHCKDLSGINGVIRPGIVHRIDKDTSGILVVAKNDEAHNNLAAQFKEHSIKREYYALVNGKFVNTRGTIDKPLGRNKKDRLKIAIVEDGKRAVTHYEVLEQYNTNISLVKCTLETGRTHQIRVHMASIGHPLIGDALYGLKKQKFNLIGQALHAKTLGFIHPRFSTYIEFNSELPEYYNKLLKELRK is encoded by the coding sequence ATGAATGAATTTATTTTTAAGATAGAAGAAAAATATAAAAATAGTAGAATAGACAAATACCTTTCAGAAGTTATAGATGGAAAATCAAGATCTTTTATACAAGGAATAATTGATGATAAAGGAGTTTCAGTTAATGGAAAGATTGTAAAAAGTAACTATAAACTTAAAATAGATGATGAAGTTATAGTGAAGATACCAGAGGCAACAATATTAGAGGTTGATCCTGAGGATATTCCGTTAGATATAATATATGAAGATGAGGATATTATTGTTGTAAATAAGCCTCAAGGAATGGTGGTTCATCCAGCACCAGGTAATTATACAGGTACATTAGTAAATGCATTATTATATCACTGTAAAGATTTATCTGGAATAAATGGAGTAATACGACCTGGTATAGTTCATAGAATTGATAAGGATACATCAGGAATATTAGTAGTTGCCAAAAATGATGAAGCACATAATAACTTAGCAGCTCAGTTTAAGGAACATAGTATAAAAAGGGAGTATTATGCATTAGTTAATGGTAAGTTTGTAAATACTAGAGGTACAATAGATAAACCTTTAGGTAGAAATAAGAAAGATAGGCTAAAGATTGCAATTGTTGAAGATGGTAAGAGAGCAGTAACTCATTATGAAGTATTAGAGCAGTATAATACAAATATTTCATTAGTTAAGTGTACTTTAGAAACTGGAAGAACTCATCAGATAAGGGTGCATATGGCATCTATTGGGCATCCGTTAATAGGAGATGCTTTATATGGATTAAAAAAGCAAAAATTTAATCTTATTGGGCAGGCTTTGCATGCTAAAACTTTGGGATTTATACATCCAAGATTTAGTACATATATTGAATTTAACTCAGAACTTCCAGAATACTATAATAAATTATTAAAAGAATTAAGAAAATAG
- the pyrR gene encoding bifunctional pyr operon transcriptional regulator/uracil phosphoribosyltransferase PyrR, producing the protein MNLKANLLDDKAIKRSLIRISHEIIERNKGVEDVVLVGIKRRGYPLAKRIAKNIENIEGVNIPVGYVDITLYRDDVTEIKDMPKVKNKDIGGIQVKGKKVILIDDVLYTCRTVRAAIDAIIDEGRPNQIQLAVLIDRGHKELPIRADFVGKNIPTSKNEIIAVEIEEIDGVDSVKIYEN; encoded by the coding sequence ATGAATTTAAAGGCTAATTTATTAGATGATAAAGCAATTAAAAGAAGTCTTATAAGAATATCACATGAAATTATAGAAAGAAATAAAGGTGTAGAGGATGTAGTTTTAGTTGGTATTAAAAGAAGAGGATATCCATTAGCAAAAAGAATTGCAAAAAATATAGAAAATATTGAAGGAGTAAATATTCCTGTAGGATACGTAGATATAACTTTATATAGAGACGATGTTACAGAGATAAAGGATATGCCAAAGGTTAAAAATAAAGATATTGGTGGAATACAGGTAAAAGGAAAAAAAGTAATACTAATTGATGATGTACTGTATACTTGTAGAACAGTAAGAGCTGCTATTGATGCTATAATAGATGAGGGAAGACCAAATCAAATTCAATTGGCTGTATTAATAGATAGAGGACATAAAGAATTACCTATAAGGGCGGATTTTGTTGGGAAAAATATTCCAACTTCAAAAAATGAAATTATTGCGGTAGAAATAGAAGAAATTGATGGAGTTGATTCTGTAAAAATTTATGAGAATTAA
- a CDS encoding YggS family pyridoxal phosphate-dependent enzyme, with the protein MKNISRDVLLLAVSKTKPLEDLEKAYKSGIRDFGENKVQELIAKEEVFHKDVRWHFIGNLQVNKVKYLVGKVTLIHSLSSLKLLEKIENEFSKKNLVANTLIQINIGREESKGGVLIEELDNMIEAVEKCNFVKVKGIMVIIPKGNDKSNRIYFKETKKIFNSIKQNKYKNISMEILSMGMTNDYEIAIEEGSNLVRIGSGIFGKRNI; encoded by the coding sequence ATGAAAAATATTTCAAGAGATGTTTTGCTTTTGGCAGTCTCAAAAACCAAACCACTAGAAGATTTAGAAAAAGCTTATAAAAGTGGCATAAGAGATTTTGGAGAAAATAAAGTTCAAGAGCTAATAGCAAAGGAAGAGGTTTTTCATAAAGATGTAAGATGGCATTTTATAGGTAATTTACAAGTAAATAAGGTTAAATATCTAGTAGGAAAAGTTACTCTTATACATTCTCTTTCAAGTTTAAAATTACTTGAAAAAATAGAGAATGAATTTTCAAAAAAGAATCTAGTGGCAAATACATTAATACAAATAAATATTGGAAGAGAAGAAAGCAAGGGTGGAGTTTTAATAGAAGAGCTAGATAATATGATAGAGGCTGTAGAAAAGTGTAACTTTGTTAAAGTTAAAGGAATAATGGTAATTATTCCAAAAGGAAACGATAAAAGTAACAGAATTTACTTTAAAGAAACAAAAAAGATTTTCAATAGTATAAAACAAAATAAATATAAAAATATATCTATGGAAATACTTTCAATGGGAATGACAAATGATTATGAAATTGCTATTGAGGAAGGATCTAACCTAGTAAGGATTGGATCAGGCATATTTGGAAAAAGAAACATATAG
- a CDS encoding cell division protein SepF — protein sequence MGNMFGKFKDLIGMGDYEDEFDEFEDDDIEEEEEDIEPIISKQKGSKVVNIHSAATAKVMVTKPVGYDDAREIADAIKARKIVLVNATGLETKIAQRLVDFISGSCYVLGATLQEIEQRVYLLSPSNVEVTNELKNELSSKALFNWTK from the coding sequence ATGGGCAACATGTTTGGAAAATTTAAAGATTTAATAGGAATGGGGGATTATGAAGACGAATTCGATGAATTCGAAGATGATGACATCGAAGAAGAAGAAGAAGATATAGAACCTATAATTTCAAAACAAAAAGGATCTAAAGTAGTTAATATCCATTCAGCAGCAACAGCAAAGGTTATGGTAACTAAACCAGTTGGTTATGATGATGCTAGAGAAATTGCAGATGCAATAAAGGCTAGGAAAATAGTATTAGTAAATGCAACAGGATTAGAAACGAAAATTGCTCAAAGATTGGTAGACTTTATAAGTGGCTCATGTTATGTATTAGGAGCTACTTTACAGGAAATAGAGCAAAGGGTATATTTATTATCACCTTCCAATGTTGAAGTAACTAATGAATTAAAAAATGAATTAAGTTCAAAGGCGTTGTTTAATTGGACTAAGTAG
- a CDS encoding YlmH/Sll1252 family protein, translated as MINKEYILKSFSKEESFDAIKVYEKLKLASEKDFTVFTSSFYPPNIWSFFVENYNSKILKVETSGFFSESERRIISFNNHYDLQYPFIVLEIINKSKFVNLTHRDYLGAILSLGIEREKLGDIKVHENRAFVPVIEEIGNYIYINLSNIGKASVEVKIVDNFEEVPESCFNEEVLIVSSLRIDSFVSKIAKISRGKSLQLIDSGMVFLNYSKVVNKNQEVQTDFRITIRGIGKFIVGDIIGETKSGKQRVIIKKYT; from the coding sequence ATGATTAATAAAGAATATATTTTAAAGTCCTTTTCTAAAGAAGAGAGCTTTGATGCTATTAAGGTTTATGAGAAGCTTAAATTAGCTTCAGAAAAGGACTTTACTGTATTTACAAGTTCTTTTTATCCTCCTAATATATGGAGTTTTTTTGTTGAAAACTATAATTCTAAAATTTTAAAGGTGGAAACTTCAGGTTTCTTTTCTGAAAGTGAAAGAAGAATAATATCATTCAATAATCATTATGATTTACAATATCCTTTTATAGTATTAGAAATTATAAATAAATCTAAATTTGTTAATTTAACTCATAGAGATTATTTAGGGGCTATTCTTTCATTAGGAATTGAAAGGGAAAAACTTGGTGATATAAAAGTCCATGAAAATAGAGCTTTTGTACCAGTTATAGAGGAAATAGGGAATTATATATATATAAACTTATCTAATATAGGTAAGGCATCAGTTGAAGTGAAAATAGTAGATAACTTTGAGGAAGTGCCAGAAAGTTGTTTTAATGAAGAAGTTTTAATTGTATCATCGCTTAGAATAGATAGTTTTGTTTCGAAGATTGCAAAAATTTCTAGAGGAAAGTCACTTCAATTAATTGATTCTGGAATGGTTTTTCTTAACTACTCGAAAGTAGTAAACAAAAATCAAGAAGTACAAACAGATTTTAGAATAACAATTAGAGGAATTGGAAAATTTATTGTAGGTGATATTATTGGTGAAACTAAAAGTGGTAAACAGAGAGTGATTATAAAAAAATATACATAG
- a CDS encoding YggT family protein produces the protein MVNLLVRLLEFTILAEVLLSWIPGMRENKIYELIVTFNNPIIEPFRRIQQNIFSNSMIDFSPMFALIFINILRSIIFTVLPL, from the coding sequence ATTGTAAATCTATTAGTAAGATTATTAGAATTTACAATTTTAGCAGAGGTTCTATTATCCTGGATTCCAGGAATGAGAGAAAATAAAATATATGAATTGATAGTAACTTTCAATAATCCTATTATAGAACCTTTTAGAAGAATTCAACAAAATATTTTTTCAAATAGCATGATAGATTTTTCGCCTATGTTTGCGTTAATATTTATTAATATATTGAGAAGTATTATCTTTACGGTACTTCCATTATGA